A window of Natrinema versiforme contains these coding sequences:
- a CDS encoding amidohydrolase: MTADDLVSLRRDLHRKPEPAWREFYTTARIVDELESRLGDDLDGLHVGPEAIAGDHRMAVPDDPELTHWYERARDAGIDPDVLERLEGGYTGAVAVLERGDGPTVGLRVDIDALPRPESDDPTHAPTAAGFRSEHEGAMHACGHDAHATIGIGVAERIAASDDFSGTLKVFFQPAEEVVGGGKSMAESEHIQDIDALLAVHIGLNHPTGEIVAGIDGFLAVSHLEAEFAGESAHAGGHPEQGRNAVQAMATAVQNLYGIARHNDGKTRVNAGVVEGGSAANVIPDEARIVAEVRGETTDLMEYMKGRTRQVLRSAARMHDCEVDIETGAEAPSATSDDALVSIVADVAGDTAGVERVLERDELGGSEDATFLMRAVQEHGGTACYVGVGTDHPGGHHTATFDVDEDSIGHGIDVLADSIEEISRQHA, encoded by the coding sequence ATGACCGCGGACGACCTCGTTTCACTGCGTCGAGACCTCCACCGAAAACCCGAGCCCGCGTGGCGGGAGTTCTACACCACTGCGCGCATCGTCGACGAACTCGAGTCCCGACTGGGCGACGACCTCGACGGACTCCACGTCGGCCCCGAGGCCATCGCGGGCGATCACCGGATGGCGGTCCCCGACGACCCAGAGCTCACCCACTGGTACGAACGGGCGCGGGACGCCGGCATCGACCCGGACGTGCTCGAGCGACTCGAGGGCGGGTACACGGGCGCGGTCGCCGTCCTCGAGCGCGGTGATGGGCCGACGGTCGGCCTGCGCGTCGACATCGACGCGCTCCCGCGACCGGAGTCCGACGACCCGACTCACGCGCCTACCGCGGCGGGCTTTCGCTCCGAACACGAGGGGGCGATGCACGCCTGCGGCCACGACGCCCACGCGACGATCGGTATCGGCGTCGCGGAGCGGATCGCCGCTAGCGACGACTTTTCTGGGACGCTGAAAGTATTCTTCCAGCCCGCCGAGGAGGTCGTCGGCGGCGGGAAGTCGATGGCCGAAAGCGAGCACATACAGGATATCGATGCTCTGCTTGCGGTCCACATCGGGCTCAATCACCCGACCGGCGAAATCGTCGCCGGCATCGACGGCTTTCTCGCAGTCTCACACCTCGAGGCCGAGTTCGCGGGCGAGTCGGCACACGCGGGCGGCCATCCCGAGCAGGGGCGAAACGCCGTCCAAGCGATGGCGACGGCGGTGCAGAACCTCTACGGCATTGCCCGGCACAACGACGGCAAGACCCGGGTCAACGCGGGCGTCGTCGAGGGCGGCAGCGCGGCGAACGTCATCCCGGACGAGGCCAGAATCGTCGCCGAAGTCCGCGGCGAGACGACCGATCTCATGGAGTACATGAAGGGGCGAACCCGGCAGGTCCTCCGGAGCGCCGCCCGGATGCACGACTGCGAGGTCGACATCGAAACCGGCGCGGAGGCACCGAGCGCGACCAGCGACGACGCACTCGTGTCGATCGTCGCCGACGTTGCAGGCGACACGGCGGGCGTCGAGCGAGTCCTCGAGCGCGACGAACTCGGCGGCAGCGAGGACGCGACGTTCTTGATGCGGGCGGTACAGGAACACGGCGGCACGGCCTGCTACGTCGGCGTCGGCACCGACCATCCCGGCGGCCACCACACCGCGACGTTCGACGTCGACGAAGATAGCATCGGCCACGGAATCGACGTGCTCGCGGACTCGATAGAGGAGATCAGCCGTCAACACGCCTGA
- a CDS encoding 2Fe-2S iron-sulfur cluster-binding protein — MTEYTIEFVGTGEAITCTDKETILSRCLEEGIAQEYSCRVGMCLACSAEIVEGEVTQPAARGLTEQEAENYALTCMARPQSDLKLDRGKYPPSIEGDLADGANDGAVADD; from the coding sequence ATGACTGAGTACACCATCGAGTTCGTCGGGACGGGTGAGGCCATCACCTGTACCGACAAGGAGACGATCCTGAGCCGGTGTCTCGAGGAGGGAATCGCGCAGGAGTACTCCTGCCGAGTCGGGATGTGTCTGGCGTGTTCCGCCGAGATCGTCGAGGGCGAGGTCACCCAGCCCGCTGCGCGGGGACTCACCGAGCAGGAGGCCGAAAACTACGCGCTGACCTGCATGGCGCGACCCCAATCCGATCTGAAACTCGATCGCGGCAAGTACCCGCCGAGCATCGAGGGCGACCTCGCAGACGGCGCAAACGACGGCGCAGTGGCGGACGACTGA
- a CDS encoding geranylgeranyl reductase family protein, whose protein sequence is MSTQEQSAAATTTGTQSPDAVVVGAGTAGCYAAATIAQEGYDVVILERKDEDEAGHIACGDALKGADAFPEAIPKSKLEPAFTNTGVDHGRFEIPQEDTVLEIPVPGELAVIDRWEYGRRIIDGAGDAGVDFHYDTVVKNVVQNDDGRVTGVEAIRKGDPLEYEADIVIDAAGSLSVLQDNVDFSESTFDTNVDYSHFCSAYREIVRVDEPVEWDDALVFKPTERAAGYLWYFPRTDTEINAGLGFQMTEEPMQLVDDLKRDLENRPEFEGAEVEDKLGAALPTRRPYDSAVHPGYMAIGDAAGHVNPTTGGGIAGAAYGGKYAAERAIEALETGDFSEDTLWEYNEKVMDHFGARYAALDVYNILSTAVDVDDLMGLLAAMPGDKLAEALYSGSTDIGLKLKLESLIKSRGHWGTIWNLYQTKRRADDLLAHYENYPTSPEGLAGWQARRDDLMETVYETTGADPKY, encoded by the coding sequence ATGAGTACGCAGGAGCAGTCGGCCGCCGCCACGACGACGGGAACGCAGTCGCCGGACGCGGTCGTCGTCGGAGCGGGCACCGCAGGGTGCTACGCCGCAGCGACCATCGCGCAGGAGGGGTACGACGTCGTCATTCTCGAGCGGAAAGACGAGGACGAGGCGGGCCACATCGCCTGTGGCGACGCGCTGAAGGGTGCCGACGCCTTCCCCGAGGCGATCCCGAAGTCGAAACTCGAGCCGGCCTTTACCAACACGGGCGTCGACCACGGCCGCTTCGAAATCCCCCAAGAGGACACCGTCCTCGAGATTCCGGTCCCCGGCGAACTCGCCGTCATCGACCGCTGGGAGTACGGCCGGCGGATCATCGACGGCGCGGGCGACGCCGGCGTCGACTTCCACTACGATACCGTCGTGAAGAACGTCGTCCAGAACGACGACGGCCGCGTTACCGGCGTCGAAGCCATCCGGAAGGGCGACCCACTCGAGTACGAGGCCGATATCGTCATCGACGCCGCGGGTTCGCTCTCGGTTCTGCAGGACAACGTCGACTTCTCGGAGTCGACGTTCGACACCAACGTCGACTACAGCCACTTCTGTTCGGCCTACCGCGAGATCGTCCGCGTCGACGAACCCGTCGAGTGGGACGACGCGCTCGTCTTCAAGCCGACCGAGCGCGCCGCGGGCTATCTGTGGTACTTCCCGCGGACCGACACCGAGATCAACGCCGGGCTGGGTTTCCAGATGACCGAGGAACCCATGCAACTGGTCGACGACCTCAAACGCGACCTCGAGAACCGCCCCGAGTTCGAGGGTGCCGAAGTCGAGGACAAACTCGGCGCGGCACTGCCCACCCGACGGCCCTACGACTCCGCCGTGCATCCGGGCTACATGGCCATCGGCGATGCCGCGGGCCACGTCAACCCCACGACCGGCGGCGGCATCGCCGGGGCCGCCTACGGCGGCAAGTACGCCGCCGAACGAGCCATCGAGGCCCTCGAGACCGGTGACTTCAGCGAGGACACCCTCTGGGAGTACAACGAGAAGGTGATGGACCACTTCGGCGCGCGCTACGCCGCACTGGACGTCTACAACATCCTCTCGACGGCCGTCGACGTCGACGATCTGATGGGCCTGCTCGCCGCGATGCCCGGCGACAAACTCGCCGAAGCCCTCTACTCCGGCAGTACCGACATCGGGCTCAAACTCAAACTCGAGTCCCTCATCAAGAGCCGCGGCCACTGGGGCACCATCTGGAACCTCTACCAGACCAAGCGCCGCGCCGACGACCTCCTCGCACACTACGAGAACTACCCGACCAGCCCCGAGGGACTCGCCGGCTGGCAGGCCCGCCGCGACGACCTCATGGAGACGGTCTACGAGACGACTGGAGCAGACCCCAAGTACTAA